One genomic segment of Nilaparvata lugens isolate BPH chromosome Y, ASM1435652v1, whole genome shotgun sequence includes these proteins:
- the LOC120355258 gene encoding uncharacterized protein LOC120355258 isoform X5: protein METLIVSAYPADLRHRFRIKEAVKKPAKEEEKTPTEVEEKSSKEETRGEATYAYTDEVSDFVKKCQVKVVYSPDFRFTRRKHYFTSFYKRLNKKAEDNRLELERSRTEATNGSFVTLEDKLKVLEDMMLTVTAEELKVVESKMEREKEVKVGEEVNEGESRVKSTILDKDGFSGTKNCSDGKGKNSLMWKRLKELLEENNAPKTWADIKITSQKHPIDPSCYGKEVIRKIIHKKKPKRRLKVPFTRGSRLPQRLSRELYEQISSSESSQNVGIKKHSSQNVGMILNIGRQRPLYHEQFEYLQSFENANFISADWAKLAASAVQPSPTSCKVSRLLIPVLCDKLVKLIECQDELKKFDKNVEYGMERLDMDGEEEEEERKEEEEEKKKVKRKSAISSVVKGVVAKLVDTVVADEEDLNLDEVVSQRRVGRELKRLNASLIEVEEEAARPPDDADNNLAKVEKEYHQTVFKKKDKIIFMKGNNKRARRRPMKLDDHVFEVGEENEVEEEEATKRSRIDPAKEYKTDLIRQVEASVEHELSNPPIRDCFVKLVNAKLDQLQKPSAIVNDSDETSENPTPIVNNSDETYVEEICSLPKFNLKVPEHVTRPPLYKIGCDNDVGPSKCKKRKIEESEMVNSSPLSSIVRTKDLNGLKLGSLSSNSDLPAVQQKRVLLNNNSSHNSKVVPDAQKRIKTLKPVLTPRNNDQQPTIPSPDKDGSPKRIKTLQPALPSPDKDGSPKRIKTLQPALPSPGQDGSPKRIKTLQPALPSFGKDGSPKLIKTLQPALPSPGKDGSPKRIKTLQPALPSPGKDGSPKRIKTLLPVLTPRNVDQQPAIPSPDKHDKDGILLPVLSTVNVCSNLALPEADEAAPVAKRLKSMEPEPKLAIKIHSVVSLSGGTINPFENNSPPKTNGLVVPTEVRFKEIAGDFEKTTYNNKDVVSRSQYEFGIHILKRDSFSEMVYMPYAYDMKHNEDGYFGMYFHRGTPDTVMVGPFQTNEDPQIFVHRGRNPVCVTLANKWCEDKDFLDTFWNCHNKVLLKHIVKYAYANRAYVYKTRKPQPKFINIIRRSLNVSNHQTLNSTRNLCAEPAPPVELESTESKKVDVDPVEDGENNRVRSLKPAPPVELESTESKKVDVDPVEDGENNRVRSLKKAEAVGKSEHEPMEPKAGENTQVRSLKKAEAENPETGDQVVNDNGCEPEAGTPNKDGECTTDKVKEAKRESKSVTPISEQPTLSDHLIEKERQFFEFARKLNTLALNSVKLSVKNNEMNQSVKDNVKLSFKNNEMNQSVKDNVELTSVAKKKKKTVTFADELLLVMPESPKKVDADTELVKQNSLPVRKDVKIVGFDKGNPEVIEKNNAAEIDSHLIKQNALSVCKDLEIVRKVDDGTKIENKNLVEAGVKDLDIIIRKFDAKGNVVSEVEKKGNAAEIDSRFVSNNALSVRKDSEIKKHFNKIEIKNKNAVEAGGRDFDIIIRNVDEKGKVVSEVEKKSNAAEIDSCLVRKNAISVRKDLEIVRKGDNITEINNKNAVEGEGSDLVIWVIDDKGNLVKKNALLQKNKVDHTSNNRKDTNPIEPKVIETIDLCESEPTVPNVTLTETRAEPTERDMSKKSAKVAKSIEKQPKVERKIYPTIGFRKIEPKPTTLFFDKGTSKMFFRVDNAKSILNLEKLQTPNSAKQTEAVEVHNPVITTPTQAKKPATNQIQTTKVIEPTKSTNQVQVLPTTSSSAASKSTIKMQAKNPATNEIQATKVIEATKSTNQVQVLQTTSSSAASKFTIQFQTRNPATNIIQATKVIETTNSTNKDQCLPKVIQIPRFLIPNAANGSPIQIQALPKVIQIPRILNPNAATKQSFGPQYLQLSPLTDGQEKKFSIQHLIPYDDDDTMQSAGEKSVGGLTKQNPSDKPMPHVVQIDGKKFLQTLPSTSSLSATEIQSMLSKGNNKVLITMGKTDKLVSLQNNQSVVRLTKTLGLQATQSPTNSIQPPSSSLNLPSDVSKLTTTVTLKEAPSISISNLAEKSVSQPTSVQKVTPPEKVSPFKVVVVSNHAEKTSESTKSHEKSPKVSKGNQTNLPKVTIKTIPKKVSVTDYAENTSDPTNTPKEVSPLETSIMNHHENTSHPTNTPKEVSTLEASIMNHHENTPDPTNTPKEVPPLEASITTHPENTTELIKSPEKTTQQEKTEFEVIEALKNNPEYMLSFGLSFSNDW, encoded by the exons ATGGAGACATTAATTGTTTCTGCGTATCCTGCAGATCTGCGTCATCGGTTCAGAATCAAGGAGGCGGTGAAGAAGCCagcgaaggaggaggagaagacaccaacggaggtggaggagaagtcATCGAAGGAGGAGACGCGAGGAGAAGCAACATATGCCTACACAGACGAAGTATCagattttgtaaaaaaatgtcaagttaagGTCGTTTATTCCCCTGATTTTAGATTTACCAGGAGGAAGCACTATTTTACTTCATTCTACAAACGTTTAAATAAAAAAGCAGAAGATAATCGGCTTGAACTTGAAAGAAGTCGTACTGAAGCAACCAATGGAAGCTTTGTCACTCTCGAAGACAAACTTAAGGTATTGGAGGATATGATGCTCACAGTTACTGCCGAGGAACTCAAGGTGGTTGAATCaaagatggagagagagaaggaagtGAAGGTTGGTGAGGAGGTGAATGAGGGAGAGAGTAGAGTTAAATCCACCATTTTGGATAAAGATGGATTTAGTGGTACAAAGAACTGCTCTGATGGAAAAGGAAAGAATTCTTTGATGTGGAAGCGATTGAAAGAACTACTTGAAGAGAACAATGCTCCAAAAACGTGGGCTGATATCAAAATCACCAGCCAAAAACATCCCATAGATCCTAGCTGTTATGGAAAAGAAGTGATTCGGAAGATTATCCATAAAAAGAAGCCTAAAAGGCGTCTGAAGGTTCCATTCACACGTGGTAGCAGACTTCCACAACGTTTGTCTCGAGAATTGTATGAGCAGATCTCTTCATCGGAGTCATCCCAGAACGTGGGAATTAAGAAACAT TCATCCCAGAACGTGGGCATGATATTGAACATTGGCCGGCAAAGACCCCTCTACCATGAGCAGTTTGAATATTTGCAAAGTTTTGAGAACGCCAACTTCATCAGTGCGGACTGGGCGAAACTGGCCGCTTCCGCCGTGCAGCCCTCACCAACCTCCTGCAAGGTGTCCCGTTTACTAATCCCAGTGCTATGTGACAAGCTGGTCAAACTGATCGAGTGTCAAGATGAGTTGAAAAAGTTCGACAAGAATGTGGAGTATGGAATGGAGAGGCTTGACATGGAtggtgaggaagaggaggaagagaggaaggaagaggaggaggagaagaagaaagtgaaACGGAAATCGGCAATCAGTTCTGTAGTGAAAGGCGTCGTCGCTAAACTTGTCGATACTGTAGTTGCAGACGAAGAGGATCTAAATCTTGATGAAGTAGTTAGTCAACGTCGTGTCGGCAGGGAACTGAAACGACTGAATGCTAGTCTCAttgaggtggaagaggaggcaGCCAGACCCCCAGATGACGCCGACAATAACCTAGCCAAAGTCGAAAAAGAGTACCACCAAACTGTTTTCAAGAAGAAGGACAAAATTATCTTTATGAAGGGTAATAATAAGCGGGCTAGAAGGCGTCCGATGAAGTTGGATGACCATGTCTTTGAAGTGGGAGAAGAaaatgaggtggaggaggaggaggccaCAAAGCGTAGTAGAATAGACCCCGCCAAAGAGTACAAGACTGACTTGATCAGGCAGGTGGAAGCAAGTGTAGAACATGAGCTGTCCAATCCACCTATCAGAGATTGCTTCGTGAAACTAGTCAACGCTAAATTAGACCAACTTCAAAAACCGAGTGCAATTGTAAATGATTCAGATGAAACCTCTGAAAACCCGACTCCAATTGTAAATAATTCTGATGAAACCTACGTAGAAGAAATTTGTAGTTTACCTAAGTTCAATCTAAAGGTTCCAGAACATGTGACACGACCACCTCTTTATAAAATTGGATGCGACAATGATGTGGGTCCTTCAAAATGCAAGAAGAGGAAAATTGAGGAGAGTGAAATGGTTAATTCCAGCCCATTGTCAAGCATTGTTAGAACCAAAGATTTGAACGGTTTGAAACTGGGATCACTTTCGAGTAACTCAGATTTGCCAGCAGTGCAACAGAAACGCGTTTTGTTGAACAATAACTCATCTCATAACTCCAAAGTCGTACCTGACGCTCAGAAGCGCATTAAAACATTGAAACCTGTACTTACCCCAAGAAACAATGATCAGCAACCAACAATACCCTCCCCTGACAAAGATGGATCTCCTAAACGTATTAAAACTCTGCAACCAGCGTTACCCTCCCCTGACAAAGATGGATCTCCTAAACGTATTAAAACTCTGCAACCAGCGTTACCCTCTCCTGGCCAAGACGGATCTCCAAAACGTATTAAAACTCTGCAACCAGCGTTACCCTCTTTTGGCAAAGACGGATCTCCAAAACTTATTAAAACTCTGCAACCAGCGTTACCCTCTCCTGGCAAAGACGGTTCTCCAAAACGTATTAAAACTCTGCAACCAGCGTTGCCCTCTCCTGGCAAAGACGGATCTCCAAAACGTATTAAAACTCTGCTACCGGTACTAACCCCAAGAAACGTTGATCAGCAACCAGCAATACCCTCCCCTGACAAACATGACAAAGATGGAATTCTGCTACCTGTACTCAGCACCGTTAATGTATGTTCTAATTTAGCCCTACCTGAAGCTGATGAAGCTGCTCCGGTTGCTAAACGTTTGAAAAGCATGGAGCCTGAACCCAAGCTGGCTATAAAAATTCATAGTGTGGTTTCACTCAGTGGCGGCACAATAAATCCATTCGAGAACAACTCTCCACCAAAAACAAATGGGCTGGTTGTACCGACTGAAGTTCGGTTCAAGGAAATTGCGGGCGACTTTGAAAAGACAACTTACAATAACAAAGATGTTGTGAGTCGCTCGCAGTATGAGTTTGGCATTCACATtctgaaaagggacagtttcaGTGAAATGGTGTATATGCCGTATGCGTATGACATGAAGCACAACGAGGATGGGTATTTCGGCATGTATTTTCATCGTGGCACACCCGACACAGTGATGGTGGGACCGTTTCAAACGAACGAAGACCCCCAGATATTCGTACACCGgggtcgcaatccagtgtgtgTCACACTGGCCAACAAATGGTGTGAGGACAAAGATTTCCTTGACACGTTTTGGAACTGCCACAACAAAGTCCTTTTGAAACATATCGTGAAATATGCCTATGCAAATCGTGCCTATGTCTACAAGACACGGAAGCCACAACCTAAATTTATAAACATCATCAGGAGATCGCTGAATGTTTCCAATCATCAGACCTTGAATTCTACAAGAAACTTGTGTGCCGAACCAGCTCCACCGGTTGAACTAGAAAGTACGGAGTCAAAGAAAGTTGATGTCGATCCAGTTGAAGATGGTGAAAACAATCGAGTCAGATCTTTGAAACCAGCTCCACCGGTTGAACTAGAAAGTACGGAGTCAAAGAAAGTTGATGTCGATCCAGTTGAAGATGGTGAAAACAATCGAGTCAGATCTTTGAAAAAAGCAGAAGCTGTAGGTAAGTCTGAACATGAACCAATGGAACCCAAAGCTGGTGAAAACACTCAAGTCAGATCTTTGAAAAAGGCAGAAGCTGAAAACCCGGAAACTGGTGACCAAGTTGTGAACGACAATGGATGTGAGCCTGAAGCTGGAACACCGAACAAGGATGGAGAATGTACTACAGATAAAGTTAAAGAGGCAAAGAGAGAGTCTAAATCAGTAACCCCGATTTCTGAGCAGCCCACACTATCTGACCATctaatagagaaagagagacagtTCTTTGAGTTTGCTAGGAAGCTGAACACTTTGGCGCTGAATAGTGTGAAGCTTTCCGTCAAAAATAACGAAATGAACCAGTCAGTCAAAGATAATGTGAAGCTTTCCTTCAAGAATAACGAAATGAACCAGTCAGTCAAAGATAATGTGGAGCTCACCTCTGTTgctaaaaagaaaaagaagacagtGACTTTTGCAGATGAATTGTTGTTAGTCATGCCTGAGTCTCCTAAGAAAGTTGATGCTGATACTGAACTTGTAAAACAAAATTCCCTACCTGTACGCAAAGATGTCAAAATCGTTGGATTTGATAAAGGGAATCCAGaagttattgagaaaaataatgcTGCAGAAATTGATAGTCACTTGATAAAACAAAATGCATTATCTGTATGCAAAGATTTAGAAATTGTGAGAAAAGTTGATGATGGAACTAAAATTGAGAACAAGAATTTGGTGGAAGCAGGAGTAAAGGACTTGGATATAATCATTAGAAAATTCGATGCAAAAGGAAACGTTGTTTCAGAAGTCGAGAAGAAGGGTAATGCTGCTGAAATTGATAGTCGCTTTGTGAGTAATAATGCTTTATCTGTACGCAAAGATTCAGAAATCAAAAAACATTTTaacaaaatagaaattaaaaataagaatgCAGTGGAAGCAGGAGGAAGAGACTTTGATATAATCATTAGAAATGTGGATGAGAAAGGAAAAGTTGTTTCAGAAGTCGAGAAGAAAAGTAATGCTGCTGAAATTGATAGTTGCTTGGTAAGGAAAAATGCTATATCTGTACGCAAAGATTTAGAAATAGTTAGAAAAGGTGATAACATaacagaaattaataataagaatgcagtggaaggagaaggaagtgACCTAGTCATTTGGGTAATTGACGATAAAGGAAATCTTGTGAAGAAAAATGCTCTCTtgcaaaaaaataaagttgaccACACTTCTAACAATAGAAAGGATACGAATCCAATTGAGCCAAAGGTTATCGAAACAATTGACCTGTGCGAGAGTGAACCAACTGTTCCAAATGTCACGTTGACAGAAACTCGTGCTGAGCCCACTGAACGTGACATGAGTAAAAAAAGTGCAAAAGTTGCAAAAAGTATTGAAAAGCAACCTAAAGTGGAAAGAAAAATTTACCCTACGATTGGCTTCCGAAAGATAGAGCCAAAACCCACTACTCTCTTTTTCGACAAAGGTAcgtcaaaaatgtttttccgagTCGATAACGCTAAAAGCATACTCAATCTCGAAAAACTTCAGACACCGAATTCCGCCAAACAAACTGAAGCAGTTGAAGTGCATAACCCTGTAATCACAACACCAACTCAAGCTAAAAAACCAgcaacaaatcaaattcaaacaaCAAAAGTCATTGAACCTACTAAGTCGACCAACCAAGTTCAAGTCCTACCAACTACAAGTTCGAGTGCTGCATCTAAATCCACTATAAAAATGCAAGCTAAAAATCCAGCAACAAATGAAATTCAAGCAACAAAAGTCATTGAAGCAACCAAGTCGACCAACCAAGTTCAAGTCCTACAAACTACAAGTTCGAGTGCAGCATCTAAATTCACTATACAATTTCAAACCAGAAATCCAGCAACAAATATAATTCAAGCAACAAAAGTCATTGAAACTACTAATTCGACAAACAAAGATCAATGCCTACCAAAAGTCATTCAAATACCCAGATTTCTAATTCCAAACGCAGCAAATGGTTCCCCCATACAAATTCAAGCCCTACCAAAAGTCATTCAAATACCTAGAATTTTAAACCCAAACGCAGCAACCAAACAAAGTTTCGGTCCACAATATTTGCAATTGTCTCCGTTAACAGATGGTCAAGAGAAAAAGTTCTCCATACAGCATCTGATACcgtatgatgatgatgatacgaTGCAGTCGGCTGGTGAGAAATCTGTCGGAGGACTAACGAAGCAGAACCCTTCAGACAAACCAATGCCTCACGTGGTACAAATTGATGGCAAAAAGTTTCTACAAACACTGCCCAGTACTTCATCACTGTCTGCCACAGAAATACAGAGTATGTTGAGTAAGGGAAATAATAAAGTCCTGATAACGATGGGGAAGACTGACAAGTTGGTGTCTTTGCAAAATAATCAAAGTGTGGTGAGGTTGACTAAAACACTTGGACTGCAGGCAACTCAATCGCCTACAAACAGCATTCAACCTCCATCATCTTCTCTTAATTTACCAAGTGATGTGTCCAAGTTAACAACGACTGTAACACTGAAGGAAGCTCCATCAATATCAATCTCGAATCTTGCTGAAAAGTCAGTGAGTCAACCAACTTCTGTACAGAAAGTGACACCACCGGAAAAAGTTTCACCATTCAAAGTAGTTGTTGTCTCAAATCATGCAGAAAAAACGTCAGAATCAACCAAAAGCCATGAAAAATCACCGAAAGTGTCTAAAGGCAACCAAACTAACTTACCGAAAGTAACGATTAAAACAATTCCGAAAAAAGTTTCAGTCACTGATTATGCTGAAAATACGTCAG ATCCAACAAATACTCCAAAAGAAGTTTCACCACTGGAAACATCCATCAtgaatcatcatgaaaatacgTCACATCCAACAAATACTCCGAAAGAAGTTTCTACACTTGAAGCATCCATCAtgaatcatcatgaaaatacgCCAGATCCAACAAATACTCCGAAAGAAGTTCCACCACTGGAAGCATCCATCACGACTCATCCTGAAAATACGACAGAACTAATAAAAAGTCCCGAGAAAACTACACAGCAAGAGAAGACCGAATTTGAAGTGATTGAAGCTTTAAAGAACAATCCGGAGTATATGTTATCTTTCGGGTTATCTTTTAGTAATGATTGGTAA